Proteins encoded within one genomic window of Dyadobacter chenhuakuii:
- a CDS encoding RagB/SusD family nutrient uptake outer membrane protein: MKTSQIYKIMVTGVCMATLSACTDLVNEEKDSVVNEVVEGNFAPVNVVEALSSAYKDLSTYSDQAGVYALGQHTTAEMIPPTRGVDWGDNGVWRTLDQHTWDASHSYILSAWNALNQRAYKATEIIASNPTAVQKAEAQFLRAYNMHWVMDYWGSVPVREVTQGVNDLPKVLTRSEAFDYIIKDLEEALPNLPKKGPSVNNGTASKAAANFLLAKMYLNKAVYKSTTPEGPYTFDKADMDKVIAYVDAITADGYALEADYFAAFSATAKTEPIFNVQEGTAQNRWMMTLHYGQNPSGWNGFATLADFYDTFEAKDTRIGKPAKKDGTEFSGISYGFLIGQQYDEKGKPIIDTRTQKPLQFTKDVPLAGAATDKGIRVIKYHPANSGKYLLMRYADAYLMKAEAMLRGGNAAGALTQVNALRKVRGATALASLTEANLFDEIGRELYWEGGKRTTEIRFGKFTTGTGTSVKDAYTVLYPIPSAALVSNANLEQNPGY; the protein is encoded by the coding sequence ATGAAAACCAGTCAGATATATAAAATAATGGTTACCGGGGTTTGCATGGCGACGCTGTCGGCTTGTACTGACCTTGTTAACGAGGAAAAGGACTCCGTGGTAAACGAAGTGGTGGAAGGTAATTTCGCACCGGTGAATGTGGTTGAAGCGCTTTCGTCTGCTTACAAAGATCTTTCTACTTACTCAGATCAGGCGGGTGTTTACGCCCTTGGCCAGCATACAACAGCAGAAATGATCCCGCCAACACGTGGTGTTGACTGGGGTGATAATGGGGTGTGGCGTACGCTTGACCAACATACCTGGGATGCTTCTCACTCCTATATTCTGAGCGCATGGAACGCATTGAACCAGAGAGCTTATAAAGCAACTGAGATCATCGCATCCAATCCAACCGCTGTTCAGAAGGCAGAGGCGCAGTTCCTGAGGGCATATAATATGCACTGGGTTATGGATTACTGGGGTTCAGTTCCGGTCAGGGAAGTTACACAAGGTGTTAATGATCTTCCAAAAGTGTTAACACGCTCGGAAGCATTTGATTACATCATTAAGGATCTGGAAGAAGCACTTCCTAACCTGCCTAAGAAAGGGCCATCTGTAAATAACGGAACCGCTTCGAAAGCGGCTGCCAACTTTCTTTTGGCTAAAATGTATCTTAACAAGGCAGTTTACAAAAGCACTACACCAGAAGGGCCCTACACATTTGATAAGGCTGATATGGACAAAGTGATTGCTTACGTAGATGCCATTACAGCGGACGGATACGCATTAGAAGCGGATTACTTCGCTGCATTCTCCGCAACTGCTAAAACTGAGCCAATTTTCAACGTTCAGGAAGGAACTGCTCAGAACCGCTGGATGATGACATTGCACTATGGCCAGAACCCATCGGGATGGAATGGTTTCGCTACACTTGCTGATTTCTATGACACTTTCGAAGCAAAAGATACGCGTATCGGAAAGCCTGCGAAAAAAGATGGAACTGAGTTTTCAGGTATCAGCTACGGTTTCCTGATCGGTCAGCAGTATGATGAAAAAGGTAAGCCGATCATTGATACACGTACGCAGAAGCCTTTGCAATTCACGAAAGACGTTCCTTTGGCTGGTGCAGCTACCGATAAAGGTATCCGCGTGATCAAATATCACCCTGCAAACTCTGGAAAATATCTTTTGATGCGTTACGCAGATGCTTACCTGATGAAAGCAGAAGCAATGCTGAGAGGTGGAAATGCAGCCGGTGCCCTTACACAGGTGAACGCACTTAGAAAAGTTCGTGGAGCAACAGCATTGGCATCGTTGACGGAGGCTAATCTTTTCGACGAAATCGGTCGCGAGTTGTACTGGGAAGGTGGTAAAAGAACTACTGAAATCCGTTTCGGTAAGTTTACAACCGGAACAGGAACGTCTGTCAAAGACGCTTATACAGTGCTTTATCCAATTCCTTCTGCTGCCTTGGTTTCCAATGCAAACCTTGAACAGAATCCAGGATATTAA
- a CDS encoding VCBS repeat-containing protein has product MITKYMGSVHTAAILTFLFIISSCKDSSKPDGLFEEMDASATGIDFVNKVEDKEDVNIFNYRNFYNGGGVAIGDINNDGLPDIYFTANMGDNKLYLNKGNFKFEDITAKAGVAEPDKWSTGVVMVDINGDNLLDIYVCNAGYQKFVNKQGNSLYINNGDQTFTESAAKYGLNETGYTTHAAFFDYDLDGDLDAYILNNSFIPVNTLNYANDRNMRAKDWPVKDFLKGGGDKLLRNDNGKFVDVSKEAGIYGSLIGFGLGVTVGDMNGDQYPDIYVCNDFYEKDYLYINQKDGTFAEELEKRVKHTSLASMGADMGDINNDGYAELFVTDMLPRDEYRYKTTTSFENHYLFNLKKEKGFYNQYMQNSLQLNNQDGTFSEISNYSGVAASDWSWGALLFDADNDAKTDIYVCNGIYHDILDQDFIDFFANEVTQKMVMSGEKENMQNIIDKMPSNPVPNNFFHNEGNLQFKERADEFGLGEKSFSNGAAYADLDNDGDLDLVVNNVNQKCFVYKNKSEAKAEKNHYIKLKLAGEGKNTYAIGSKIEVFAGSQIFSKQVNPARGFQSSTEYPITIGLGKTSVIDSIRIIWPNRKVTMHSKINADTTLNFKITSTGADFNNAVKQKTMMLTEVAGNGFDAHQEDKYEDFYHERNIPMLLSQEGPKAAIGDVNGDGQADVYVCGAKGQGGQLYLQKGSSFIKSSQKVFMDLAGFEDTAATFFDADGDGDLDLVVGSGGNETLVTSPDLPTRLYLNDGKGNFAINTRALPPNSMNTAVIAAHDYDNDGDIDLFVGSRSVPREYGSSPRSYLYQNDGKGVFKEIGKTILPELTKLGMVRDASWADVDGDKIKELIIAGDWMAPAIFKYNGGKFEKIASGLEAYTGFWGCLKVADMDGDGDQDIIFGNIGENFSLKASADTPLKIWINDFNKNGTIEKVMTKTVEGKDMPVLLKREITTQFPFLKKESLKHSEYANKSVQDLFPKDLLKSAIEKSVNYLKSAVAVNDGKGRFALQELPAIAQISCLNAIESEDVNGDGKPDLIVGGNYTHFIPQLGALDACRGNVLINKGNMQFDVLLSTQSGYAIDGEVKQISPINIQGAPYLINLVSNAKPVLFKINKPQQANL; this is encoded by the coding sequence ATGATAACAAAATACATGGGCTCCGTGCACACGGCAGCTATTTTGACCTTCCTGTTCATTATTTCTTCCTGTAAAGATTCCAGCAAGCCGGACGGCTTGTTCGAGGAAATGGATGCTTCGGCAACGGGGATTGATTTCGTCAATAAAGTTGAGGACAAAGAAGACGTTAACATTTTCAATTACCGCAACTTCTACAACGGCGGCGGCGTGGCGATCGGGGACATTAACAATGATGGCCTGCCTGATATTTACTTCACCGCCAACATGGGCGATAACAAACTTTATCTCAACAAAGGCAATTTCAAATTCGAAGACATTACAGCCAAAGCCGGCGTTGCGGAGCCTGACAAATGGAGCACGGGCGTGGTGATGGTGGACATTAATGGTGATAATTTGCTGGATATTTACGTCTGCAATGCGGGTTACCAGAAATTCGTCAACAAGCAAGGCAACTCGCTTTACATTAATAACGGCGACCAGACATTCACCGAATCGGCCGCAAAATATGGCCTGAACGAAACCGGCTACACCACACACGCCGCATTTTTTGATTATGACCTCGATGGCGACTTAGATGCCTATATTCTAAATAACAGTTTCATCCCAGTAAACACACTCAACTACGCCAACGACCGCAACATGCGTGCGAAAGACTGGCCTGTAAAGGATTTTCTCAAAGGCGGCGGCGACAAATTGCTGCGTAATGATAATGGTAAGTTTGTAGATGTGAGCAAAGAAGCCGGCATTTACGGAAGTCTGATCGGCTTCGGTTTGGGCGTTACCGTAGGTGATATGAATGGCGACCAGTATCCGGACATTTATGTTTGCAACGACTTTTACGAAAAGGATTATCTATACATTAATCAAAAGGACGGAACATTCGCCGAGGAGCTCGAAAAACGCGTGAAACACACGAGTCTGGCTTCTATGGGTGCGGATATGGGCGACATTAACAACGATGGTTATGCCGAGCTTTTCGTTACGGACATGCTTCCGCGTGACGAATATCGCTACAAAACGACCACTTCATTTGAGAACCATTATCTCTTCAATCTTAAAAAAGAAAAGGGTTTTTACAATCAATATATGCAGAACAGCCTCCAATTGAACAATCAGGATGGCACATTCAGCGAGATTTCAAATTATTCGGGTGTGGCTGCGAGCGATTGGAGCTGGGGGGCTTTGCTTTTTGACGCAGATAATGATGCCAAAACGGACATTTACGTTTGCAACGGCATTTACCATGACATTCTGGATCAGGACTTTATCGATTTTTTTGCTAACGAAGTGACGCAGAAAATGGTGATGTCGGGCGAGAAGGAGAATATGCAGAACATTATTGATAAAATGCCTTCCAATCCGGTCCCAAATAACTTTTTTCATAATGAGGGCAACTTGCAGTTCAAGGAGCGTGCAGATGAATTTGGGTTAGGCGAAAAGTCGTTTTCCAACGGCGCAGCTTACGCGGATCTGGACAACGATGGCGATCTGGATCTGGTGGTTAACAATGTGAATCAGAAGTGTTTTGTTTACAAAAACAAGTCCGAAGCGAAGGCAGAAAAGAACCATTATATCAAGCTCAAACTCGCCGGAGAAGGCAAGAACACATATGCGATTGGCTCTAAAATTGAAGTTTTTGCAGGCAGCCAGATTTTTAGCAAGCAGGTTAACCCCGCACGCGGCTTTCAATCCAGTACGGAATATCCGATAACGATTGGCTTGGGAAAAACCAGTGTGATTGATTCCATTCGCATCATCTGGCCAAATCGGAAGGTTACAATGCATTCGAAAATCAATGCGGATACAACATTGAATTTTAAGATTACCAGCACAGGAGCAGACTTCAATAATGCGGTTAAGCAGAAAACAATGATGCTGACCGAGGTCGCAGGCAACGGCTTTGATGCGCACCAGGAGGATAAATACGAAGATTTTTACCACGAGCGTAACATTCCAATGCTCCTCTCACAGGAAGGTCCAAAGGCGGCCATCGGGGATGTGAACGGCGATGGGCAGGCGGATGTGTATGTGTGTGGCGCGAAAGGGCAGGGTGGACAATTGTATCTGCAAAAAGGATCGTCATTTATAAAATCAAGCCAAAAAGTGTTCATGGATCTGGCCGGATTTGAAGATACGGCGGCCACATTCTTTGACGCGGATGGCGACGGCGACCTGGATCTGGTGGTAGGAAGCGGCGGGAATGAAACATTAGTAACCAGCCCCGATTTACCCACAAGACTTTATCTGAATGACGGAAAAGGCAATTTTGCGATCAATACGCGGGCTTTGCCGCCCAATTCTATGAACACGGCGGTCATTGCGGCACATGATTATGACAATGATGGCGACATTGATTTGTTCGTGGGAAGCCGCAGCGTGCCGCGCGAATACGGATCGAGTCCGAGGAGTTATCTTTACCAGAATGATGGAAAGGGCGTTTTTAAGGAAATTGGCAAAACGATTTTGCCAGAGCTCACCAAGCTGGGCATGGTGCGGGACGCTTCCTGGGCGGATGTGGATGGTGATAAAATCAAAGAGTTGATCATTGCAGGCGACTGGATGGCGCCCGCGATCTTTAAATATAATGGCGGCAAATTTGAAAAAATAGCGTCTGGCCTTGAAGCTTACACTGGGTTCTGGGGTTGCCTGAAAGTGGCGGATATGGACGGTGATGGCGATCAGGACATTATTTTTGGCAATATAGGCGAGAATTTTTCTTTGAAAGCTTCGGCTGACACGCCGCTGAAAATCTGGATTAATGATTTCAATAAGAACGGGACCATTGAAAAAGTAATGACCAAAACCGTCGAAGGCAAGGATATGCCGGTGCTGCTCAAACGTGAGATCACCACGCAATTTCCCTTCCTGAAAAAGGAGAGTCTTAAACATTCTGAATATGCTAATAAGTCCGTGCAGGATCTGTTTCCGAAGGATTTGTTGAAATCTGCGATCGAGAAATCAGTGAATTATCTTAAATCTGCGGTTGCTGTGAATGATGGCAAAGGCCGGTTTGCATTGCAGGAACTGCCTGCGATTGCACAAATTTCCTGTCTGAATGCCATTGAAAGCGAAGATGTGAACGGCGATGGCAAACCTGACCTGATCGTTGGCGGTAATTATACGCATTTCATTCCACAGCTCGGCGCGCTGGACGCATGCCGCGGTAATGTGCTCATTAACAAGGGAAATATGCAGTTTGATGTGCTGCTCAGCACGCAAAGCGGCTATGCCATCGACGGTGAAGTGAAACAGATCAGTCCGATCAACATTCAGGGCGCGCCTTACCTGATCAATCTGGTGAGCAATGCCAAGCCCGTCCTTTTCAAGATTAAC